Proteins encoded together in one Nostoc sp. PCC 7524 window:
- a CDS encoding ABC transporter ATP-binding protein → MTELIEQKISVQPRDAEVVISVDHVSKKFCRNLKQSLLYGVQDIATELLGARRKSDTLRYKEFWALKDVSFQLKRGEALGLVGSNGAGKSTLLRIISGLIKPDTGCVKVRGRVAPLIALGAGFNPILTGRENIYANMAILGLSTKKIKERFQEVIDFSEIGNAIDAPVQTYSSGMAARLGFACAVHVEPDILLIDEVLAVGDIKFKMKCHRKLAELREKGTAFILVSHNSHSILNVCNSSIYLSKGELITSGETEIVIRKYEEDLCLSGTEIALGRLILPEKPESESLGLDITSVFFRDEQGNLLEAPLAGEPAYLCVECKSYEKIDQANLGLLVTALSGENGLVQYITSNCDREDLTILPGKSEIRMYMPYCSFAPGVYSAKIYIRRGVKSFDIVESFRFTVKTNKTISRCLFYQPRNWQVIHQ, encoded by the coding sequence ATGACTGAATTAATAGAACAAAAAATTTCTGTCCAACCGAGAGATGCTGAAGTAGTAATTTCAGTTGATCATGTTTCTAAAAAGTTTTGTAGAAATTTAAAGCAGTCTTTATTATATGGTGTGCAAGATATTGCCACCGAGTTATTAGGAGCTAGAAGGAAAAGTGATACTTTGCGCTACAAAGAATTTTGGGCGCTTAAAGATGTCAGCTTTCAACTTAAACGGGGAGAAGCTCTTGGTTTAGTGGGTTCAAATGGTGCTGGTAAAAGTACATTGCTCCGCATCATTAGTGGTTTGATTAAACCTGATACTGGCTGTGTGAAAGTTAGAGGTAGGGTAGCGCCATTAATTGCTTTAGGGGCAGGATTTAATCCTATTTTGACAGGACGAGAAAACATTTATGCCAATATGGCAATTCTCGGTCTATCTACAAAAAAAATCAAAGAGAGATTTCAAGAAGTTATAGATTTTTCTGAGATTGGTAATGCTATTGATGCGCCTGTACAAACCTATAGTTCTGGAATGGCAGCGAGACTGGGTTTTGCTTGTGCGGTTCATGTAGAACCAGATATTTTATTAATTGATGAAGTGCTAGCGGTAGGTGATATCAAATTTAAAATGAAGTGCCATAGAAAGTTAGCAGAACTACGGGAGAAAGGCACAGCTTTTATTTTAGTTTCTCACAACTCCCATAGCATTCTTAACGTTTGTAATTCATCAATTTATTTATCAAAAGGTGAATTAATTACATCTGGTGAAACAGAAATAGTAATTCGTAAATATGAAGAAGACCTATGTTTAAGTGGTACGGAAATTGCTTTGGGAAGACTGATTTTACCTGAAAAGCCAGAGTCTGAAAGTTTAGGATTAGATATCACCTCTGTATTTTTTAGAGATGAGCAGGGCAATTTACTAGAAGCACCACTGGCTGGTGAACCTGCTTATTTATGTGTGGAATGCAAATCTTATGAAAAAATTGACCAAGCAAATTTAGGCTTATTGGTAACAGCTTTATCAGGAGAAAATGGACTGGTTCAGTATATAACCTCTAACTGCGATCGCGAGGATTTAACTATCCTACCAGGAAAATCAGAAATCCGTATGTATATGCCATACTGCTCTTTTGCTCCTGGTGTATATAGTGCCAAAATATATATCAGAAGAGGTGTAAAATCTTTTGATATTGTTGAATCCTTTCGATTTACTGTGAAGACTAATAAAACTATCAGTAGATGTTTATTTTATCAGCCACGTAATTGGCAAGTGATTCATCAATAA
- a CDS encoding ABC transporter permease, with the protein MKQNHRLNAQLPEIIYTPESQLRNPLSLLRQMWRDLLASRELAWRLMVRDISAQYRQSFLGIVWAFLPPIVMAASFTLANDAQVINVGKTDLPYPAYVMFSTALWQTFVEALNGPVQAVTVAKIMLARVNFPREALILAKVGEVFFNFGVKLILIVGLFIWFRIPVSWTVILTPVPLIHLVLLGTFIGILLAPLGVLYQDVSRGLSLITGFWLFLTPVIYPVPTEGTFGLLVRLNPVTPLLVTVRDLATTGAVSEPLGFWLVSAITLVGLLLTWIVFRLAMPFVVERVSS; encoded by the coding sequence TTGAAGCAAAATCACAGACTTAACGCTCAACTACCTGAAATTATTTATACACCTGAAAGTCAACTGAGAAATCCCCTCAGCTTACTGCGGCAAATGTGGCGAGACTTGCTAGCATCCCGTGAACTAGCTTGGCGGTTGATGGTGCGAGATATCAGCGCCCAATATCGACAATCCTTTTTAGGTATAGTTTGGGCTTTTTTACCGCCAATTGTGATGGCTGCTAGTTTTACCCTTGCTAATGATGCTCAAGTCATTAATGTGGGAAAAACCGATTTACCCTATCCAGCTTATGTTATGTTTAGCACTGCATTATGGCAGACCTTTGTGGAAGCTTTAAATGGGCCAGTACAAGCGGTGACAGTAGCCAAAATCATGTTAGCTAGGGTAAACTTTCCACGGGAAGCATTAATTTTGGCAAAAGTCGGAGAAGTATTTTTTAATTTTGGGGTCAAGCTAATTTTAATAGTGGGATTGTTTATTTGGTTTCGCATTCCCGTTAGTTGGACAGTAATTTTAACGCCAGTGCCATTAATTCATTTAGTCTTGCTAGGAACATTTATTGGGATTTTATTAGCTCCTTTGGGGGTGTTATATCAAGATGTTTCCAGAGGACTAAGTTTGATTACAGGATTTTGGTTATTTCTTACGCCTGTAATTTATCCAGTTCCCACCGAGGGAACCTTTGGGTTATTAGTGAGGTTGAATCCGGTTACACCTTTATTAGTAACAGTACGAGATTTAGCTACGACAGGTGCTGTATCAGAACCTCTTGGATTTTGGCTTGTGAGTGCAATTACTCTGGTAGGATTGCTACTAACCTGGATTGTATTCCGTCTAGCTATGCCTTTTGTGGTTGAGAGAGTAAGTTCATAA
- a CDS encoding glycosyltransferase family 2 protein → MIDSSAIAKPDITIIVSPRERFSCTREALESIYEHTDYPFKLIYIDGGSPIHIKDYLAIQAQEKQFQLIRTDYYLSPNHARNLGLRHVTSKYVVFIDNDVIVTPGWLKPLVECAEATDATIVSPLICQGTPLHAEVHCAGGESGIKVETKGETIRKRMIEKIYKQGRKVTDVRPQLQRQQTGLAEFHCMMVRTEIFQQIGLLDEALLNTKEHVDLCILVAEAGGSIYLEPESLMTYVTGKPLEASDIHYYMLRWSDAWELASLKRLREKWNLTEDEYFQNKYKRLGWRRHMAIINPLVGKLPIGKFGSRVVKKILQMIDKIANRYITSRYSQTALQNGGMN, encoded by the coding sequence ATGATCGATTCATCTGCGATCGCTAAACCGGATATTACCATTATTGTTTCTCCTAGAGAACGTTTTAGTTGCACCCGTGAAGCCCTAGAAAGTATTTATGAGCATACAGATTATCCTTTTAAATTAATTTATATAGATGGCGGTTCTCCCATTCACATCAAAGATTATTTAGCCATCCAAGCACAAGAAAAGCAATTTCAACTGATTCGCACGGATTATTATCTTTCCCCTAACCATGCGCGTAACCTTGGTTTGCGTCATGTCACCAGCAAATATGTTGTTTTTATTGATAATGACGTGATAGTTACCCCTGGTTGGCTCAAGCCTTTAGTTGAGTGTGCAGAAGCAACTGACGCAACTATAGTTAGTCCCCTCATCTGTCAGGGTACACCTCTGCACGCAGAAGTACATTGTGCAGGCGGAGAATCGGGAATCAAGGTGGAGACTAAAGGCGAAACCATCAGAAAGCGGATGATTGAGAAAATTTATAAACAAGGACGGAAAGTTACAGATGTCAGACCTCAGTTACAACGCCAACAAACTGGTCTAGCAGAGTTTCACTGCATGATGGTACGCACAGAGATATTTCAACAAATTGGTCTGTTGGATGAAGCACTGCTCAACACCAAAGAACACGTTGATTTGTGTATTTTGGTTGCTGAGGCTGGTGGTAGTATTTATCTAGAACCAGAATCTTTAATGACTTATGTCACAGGCAAACCATTAGAAGCATCAGATATCCATTACTATATGCTGCGTTGGAGCGATGCTTGGGAACTAGCCAGCCTCAAACGCTTACGCGAAAAGTGGAACCTCACCGAAGACGAATACTTTCAGAATAAATACAAACGCTTAGGATGGCGGCGACACATGGCAATTATCAATCCCCTAGTGGGTAAATTGCCCATCGGCAAATTTGGCTCACGGGTGGTGAAGAAAATTTTACAGATGATAGATAAGATAGCTAACCGTTACATTACCAGCCGCTACTCACAAACAGCGTTGCAGAACGGTGGGATGAATTAG
- a CDS encoding glycosyltransferase yields the protein MKIAFIVGSFPVLSETFIVNQIIGLIERGHEVDIYGTDNCNLNNNVKVHPDVEKYQLLQFTHNEPGIPENYLWRLIKAVGLIITNIHKSPLVLLRSLNFFKYGRSAISLRLLYLAIRLLESPKYDIIHCQFGTFGLLGMMLRDMNAIKGKLITSFRGYDISLFVQQRGENVYKSLFAQGDFFLTNCEFFQKRAIKLGCDAQKVVVHGSGIDCSRFPYQQRNPDAKGKIRIATTGRLIEKKGIEYGIRAVAQVSRIYENIEYNIIGDGELKENLLQLIQSLNLNYKVNLLGWKNQTEIIKILEQTDIFIAPSVTAKDGNQDAPVNTLKEAMLMGLPVIATAHGGIPELVKDGVSGFVVPERDAHAIAEKLTYLIEHPEVWSAMGHAGRNYVETNYDINKLNDELVKIYRQVLNHNLAPQKPALAPAVSMQYQGMK from the coding sequence ATGAAAATTGCCTTCATAGTAGGAAGTTTCCCTGTTCTATCAGAAACATTTATTGTAAATCAAATTATAGGTTTGATTGAAAGGGGACATGAAGTAGATATTTATGGTACTGATAATTGCAATCTGAATAATAATGTGAAAGTACATCCAGATGTAGAAAAGTATCAGTTGCTTCAGTTCACTCACAATGAGCCAGGAATTCCAGAGAACTATTTGTGGCGATTGATTAAAGCTGTAGGATTAATAATTACGAATATTCACAAATCCCCTTTAGTGTTATTGCGATCGCTCAATTTTTTCAAATATGGTAGATCAGCTATTTCCCTACGGTTGCTATACTTAGCCATCCGCCTTTTAGAATCTCCAAAGTATGACATTATTCACTGTCAGTTTGGCACATTTGGCTTATTAGGCATGATGCTGCGTGATATGAATGCAATTAAAGGCAAGTTAATCACTTCCTTCCGTGGTTATGATATCAGCTTATTTGTACAGCAGCGTGGAGAAAATGTTTATAAATCTTTATTTGCTCAAGGAGATTTCTTTTTGACAAACTGTGAATTTTTTCAAAAAAGAGCGATCAAACTAGGCTGTGATGCCCAAAAAGTTGTAGTGCATGGTTCAGGTATAGATTGTAGTCGTTTTCCTTATCAGCAAAGAAATCCTGATGCTAAAGGTAAAATCCGTATTGCTACCACTGGTCGTCTCATTGAAAAAAAAGGCATAGAATATGGAATCCGGGCTGTTGCTCAAGTAAGTAGAATTTATGAGAATATTGAATATAACATTATTGGAGATGGCGAATTAAAGGAAAATTTACTGCAACTTATCCAGTCATTAAATCTTAATTATAAAGTTAATTTACTAGGATGGAAAAACCAGACAGAAATTATCAAAATACTTGAGCAAACCGATATTTTTATCGCTCCTAGTGTGACAGCTAAAGATGGCAACCAAGATGCACCAGTTAATACTTTAAAAGAAGCAATGCTCATGGGTTTACCAGTGATTGCTACGGCTCATGGTGGCATTCCTGAATTAGTCAAAGATGGTGTTTCTGGTTTTGTAGTGCCAGAGCGAGACGCTCATGCTATTGCTGAAAAATTGACTTATTTGATTGAACATCCAGAAGTTTGGTCTGCAATGGGTCATGCTGGTCGAAATTATGTAGAAACAAACTACGATATCAACAAGCTGAATGATGAGCTAGTGAAGATTTATCGCCAAGTTCTTAACCATAATTTAGCACCCCAAAAGCCAGCCTTAGCTCCAGCCGTTAGTATGCAGTACCAAGGAATGAAATAA